CCTGGCCCAGAATGTGATTAAGTAACGAAGAAGAACTTCGATTATGAAGGTTTCAACTTCAAATTTTGCAAGTTTTCCCGAGTCTCTGCCCAAAAGAAAACTTTATGAACATAATCAGAAATTGAAATAATCAATGTTCGATGTGGTTTTTACCAGGTAGAAAAATTCAAGCAAGTGAATAACCTAGGCTAATGGCCGGTGTCTATACTTTCATCTTCCAGgatgaaagggaaaaaaaaaaagtcatattaATTAgctaaaaattgattatatctAAGGGAGCCTAATAAAACAACCACACAAAAGCTGAATGATGATATTGAGATTCAAGAGAACTTCATTAGAACTTTCAAGAGAAAGGTTTTGGTTTGAATCTTTGTCcggttttataaaattttgatttgaattacttacaaaaaaaaaaaatttgagattcagtacataaatttagattaaaacaAACCCACTTCATTTCACAACCATTGCTTGCCTTTTTTATTTGACATATATAAACGACTTCAAAAAATACATATGGATATTGACAATAATTAACATGTAAAGATGGAGCTAACATGTCATTTGATCCCTGTTAATTCACCTTCATTATCCCTTTTCTCTACTTCTTTCCCAGAGTAATCCTTACACAATACTTCTGAATGAACCTTCTTGACCTTCCATAGGAAACACCCACTAGAAATTCTCTCCCGTGAATGAATCCTTTGATTCTTGCCTCTTTcttccttcttcattttctccttTTGCATCTTTCTTAGCACATAAGCCTCGGCAAGACAGTACCCTGGAGTCGCCATCTCTTAGCAGTATCTGAGATGCCAAAATTATAGAACTGGAATCTGGGTATTTGATTTCTGTAAGTGTGATTAATTTCAACACACTAATTTATAGGGGCTTGTACTTGGGAAGGAAGCAAGTACTTGGCTTATTTTTACTAGCGTCACCAACCCCGAGAGCGAGTTGCTTGACGTTTTCTGTAAGGGCGGCGCGGctgtttttaattttgactgAAGTCAAGTGGGGACATCTAAAAGTAGCCCTTCTTGTTAGCTTGCCTACCTTAATGGCCAAGTTATTTCTGTTTGATAGATGTGATTGAATTGATGCTAGAAAATTAATCTACTTGGACAGATATTGaagttgttttaatttaataaaattcaggTATTATATGGGTATGTTatgcttaattttgttaaatgtcttgtatattttattaaaaaaatggggataagataatataagtgtatatttattgAGTTAATAAACTGAGATTAGGTAACTTTCCcaatatacataataaatgacctattataaatatagttattttaaaagCATAGAGAAAAGAAAGACCCACTTCATCATATTGACAATGTATTCGATTTAGAATTGATTTTGCATCAATTATTAGTATATCAAGTTATTCTTAATCCTGACCACTTTCAATTTAAATGTTCTGTAACCTGTGTAGATATGGCTTACATAATTGTGttgaaatttaattgattaaatgaaTGAACACTGTGCATGAATTTGCCCAATTAATATACCATTAAATTCTATTATATCCCAGAAATGAGGCCAACATATTTCTGTCACGCAGTTCCATGGTTAATTAGGCAACTGTAAGAATAGCCCTTACTTATTGTCTTTATTATGGTACGGGGAGCATCACTTGATTATATTGGAGCATTTCACCAGGAATATGTTCGTTGCGTGAAGCATACGAAAGTACGACCTGGGTCATGCGCTTACATCAACGTCTAACTTTAggtcatttataaaaatttttgagcCTCCTGGAAGCTTCTAGTATACTTTGTTTATGCCCAAAGGAACTGATTCTGATATATTCTTCGCCGCCAGGACCAAACCCGCTCCCTGGAACAGTGACTATGTGTGTTTTCTCGAGAATTTCTGTGAATACTTCCCAAGAATTCCTGCCTGGAAAGTGCACCCAAGCGTAAGGGCCGTTCTTCCCACCGTAAACCTTCAAACCCAGTGATTGAAATGCATCAACGATTATCTTGGCATTGTCTTTGTAGTAGTCAACTACGTTCCTCAAAgccttaaaaaaattcaacaacagGGAACAAATAAACACTCTTAAGTTAATTCCAGAAATTTTCACGAGACAAGACATGAATTGGAAAAGGAATTTGATCAGCTGCCTACCTGGTAGCCGTCTGAAGAAAGGCATGCTAGCCCTCCAGTCTGTGAAATATTTGAAGCACCATTAAAGCAAGTGCACACAATGCGGTCAAAGTCATTAATGACTGGATATCCATTAGAGTAACAAAGCTCTTCAGGGACCACAGTCCAACCCAGGCGAACACCTGTGAACCCCGCAAATTTCGAGAAGGACGAAATTTCGATTGCAACCTATATTATGTAAGTCATATAACAAAAGCTAATTTATTATCTGCAATAAAGTTAAATCTTGCACTAAAAAACTATTTCTTATTGACAGACCTCTTTGGCTCCAGGaatttcaaagattgatcttggGCTTGAATCTGTTATGTAAGCAGAATATGCggaatcataaattattattgaccCATTTGCCTTTGCAAACTCGATTAGTTGTTTTAATTGCTGCCAAGATGCAGCATGGCCAGTTGGATTGTTTGgagaacaaaagaaaatgatatctGTTCTCGGAGTGGTAGATAAATCGGGGAAAAAATTATTCTCAGGTCCACATTTCATGTATGCAATTTTCCTGTACTTCCCAATTTCTTGTTGGAACTCGCCAGCTTGACCAACAATGACGCTAGAATCTAAATATGCCTGCTTTAAACATATAGTCCATTAACATGGTCCCCGGAACCAAAAgtttcaatcaaatataaaataaatatcactATCGTGTAAGTTTAGCTGAAAAGCCCAAAAGGGATTTTGTGCACTATAGGTTTCACAAAAGACAagtattttagtttgaaaagttatatatGTAATTTCATGATGGTTTCCCAATTGGAATTGCTACAAACTCCTGAAATATTACCGGAAAAGTTGGGTTCTGAACAGTGACTGTTACACTGGGTCCGAGAAGCATCTGTTGAGAGCAAGAGCATAAGTCGTCAGGATTTCTGACATATATAGTTCAGCACAACCGAGctaaaagagaaagaggaaaacCGAAAGTATACCATACCTGCAGGCGAGAAATATCACACTGTGCACCATCAGatacaaatatttcttcacctTTTATGCCCGTATCTTTGTAAAGCTTTTCTGCAATTGCCGTTCTTAATGCCTGCAAAAAGCAGCAAAAGAATTTTcagtatttttattaattaatgaaaggaGATAAAGCTGATGGaaactatataaaatatatgcaagTGCCAAGGAAACAAACATCAACTTGACAACTCCACATCTATCATCATGGAAATTATATCTGTTCTTTTAATGGGATATTAGGTTTCAAGTTCAGACTCTTTGTGTCAGGCAAGTCCCAGGCTATTATTAATAACAGTGGATACGCTTCTATTTCGCTTACCAGGAAGTCATTTCATATCCACATACAACGATGGTTTTACCAACGAAAAATTCCAGCTGATGCATTTGTAATATCTTAGCACTCAAGCACATGTTCTTCTTAGCATCCTTACGCCTATGTTCCTGATGTTACATCCTTGTTGCTATTCTTTTGCTTTATCCTACCTATTTGATTTTCCAATGATATAAACGATTCCTAAAGTAAGCCATAAAAATGAAGCTTCATGAAGATTTGACCAGTCAGGAATGCTAACCAGATTTGCACTACCCACAACTTGACAAGAGTAAAAAGTTGAACACGTACACACCACCAATTCTCAGCGAAAGAAAGTGTACGTTTTTTCTTTCGGGTTTCTCAAGTACTTTATTTCTAGATCTAATAAATGCCCCTGTAACCTTTTTAGGTTCACGATAGAAAGTATGTGGGGAACCAAATCCGCATAAAGCTTTACCAAACGGATCAATATTAGATTTTGCATGACTAACAGAAGGAGATAATCTAGTTAACAAAtgcttttctattttctatagatagatagatagacaCTGGTTAAGTggtgattaattaattttcctctCATCATGAATTATGAAGAAACAAAGACCAAAagtattttcaatttgaatgcTCTTCtgatatttacaaatatttagAACCAGCCAATCAAGTGCAAATATACCATGTTGCCTTGCTCAGGTCCATACCCTTTGTAACCTTGAACTGTTGATAGAGCAAGTGCATGCTGCAAAAACAGAAAAGACCGCATCAGAAATTATCAAGGAAagcagaaaagttaccacaacCAAAGCAATCTCTAACTAAATGCTTAGCGGCTCATTTTTAAATGATAACCCAAGAGAGTAATCATCTAAAACACCACACGAAGAAAACAATACTTAGGTGCGAAATTATTCTGCACACTGTAAAACTATGCTGCATTTAGAGAaaacaaataatctaaaagtgtaaaaaataattttcaggAAAATCATTTCTTCTCAACGGAGTTACACTGAGTTACCTCAGCCATTGCGGATGTAATGATTTCAGGAATGGGTTCTGTAGTGTCACCAATACCAAGCCGTATAAGTTTTGCATCGGGATACTTCCTGATGTGTTCGGTCTCATGCATTGATATCTGGTCAATACCAGGTTTCCAGTCATTGTTGGACTTTGAACTGCAAATCACCCAATCAAATGAAGAGACATAAATCAGCAGCTTATAATCTTGAACAAGAAATAGTAAAGAAACATTGGCAAGCTAAATAAGAACAATATCAACCTGTCCCAATTCTTTCTAGATTGTAAAACAGTTGCACGTGGAATGCAAATTTGTGAAGATAACATTGTAGAGTAATACATAATCccttttcaatctttttctcttatatattgAGCTGAGCTGCCTCTCTTATAAGTCTGCGATAGATGGCAACTACGACAGTGCTATTTATTTAAGTACTATAACAGTGGGAGAGTGCCAAAAAGTCCATAATGAAAATAAACATATGGGGCCATATGAAAAGTGGATTAAATTCATCCATAGGACTTTCTATGGAGTTTCcgagaaaaaacaaattaagctGCTTACGATTGCCATTCCATCAGCATAGAAGTTCTTTCTTGGTTTCACAAGCCCGTTGGACTGTGACATCCAAAGATACTGAATTCCATTTGCTGAACACACCTAAATTTCCACACTACACCCACCTAATTCAACACAATTTCCAATGGAAAAATTCAGCAGTACAGACTACGGGTCTTTCCTTGAACCTACCTGTATTTTTTACGGTTCTCACataaagtaattaaagaaaacttctTGCTAAAATGGAGAAGGTAACTTCTTCTTAATTACTTCCAAAAGTGGAACATGGGTCAACCCATTGGAAACCACCAAAGTAACCACAGTGAAAAAGACAATTAAAATAAAGCTATTCAGTAATTAACATGGCACACTGCAACTTTTGCAGAGCCAACTTTGTCTATGAGTGGAGTCGTGGGGCAGTTGGATTGGGCATTAGATTGACCAGTTAAGTTTCATTGATGCTGACTTCAACTAAAAGCTCACATATACATTACAAATCCGGAAGAATGAGTCTACATGCAACTAATACACAACTGGAATTTTACGTTAATTGACggttgttttattaatgaacttcTCCTTCTAAGCAACTTTGAAAGACTTGAACAGACATTTCTCCGAAATTTTCATTGAGAATATACATGACTAGCTACTGACTAAAAGCATAGTCTCTCCCCTTCCTTGAAATTACCTCGCTACTCTACCTATATATGGATAACATAATTTAACTCATTAGTTGAAATAGAAGTAGCAACTTGTCCGATTTCCGACAAAAATAGAGATAAAGACAGAGACGAAGATGGAGACAGAGACGAAGATGACTAAAATCTCTACAGTCAAAAATGGGTTGGAacgaaaataaatatatctccGATTTATCCCCCTTTAGTTTGTATTATCTTTTACATAttctttaaacttttatatattgaattaaccttcaaagttttgaattattataaatatgtaaataagatGTCAATAAAAAAGTGTAGAGAATTTTTCCTGCAGAAATGGGGAAGGgaatgagagaaaatttttctttgtatGGAGAATACAAAAGATTTGCTGCCATCCCCATATTGAAAACAGAACGGGGATAGAGGATTTTCATATGAGGTTGGGGACAAGGATTAACATATTTGACTCTTATCCGTCCGGTTATTATCTTTAAGTTGGAATCATGCATGAACACACCaaaagcaaagaagaaaaactaCGGTACAAGACAAAGAGGAAGAagctatgaaatttttaatttgacgCTGGAAAAGTCTCCTTTTCTGAtcatttcaacataaatttagTATCATCAATCATGGCAACATAATCCAGAATTTGATATGCAGAAGAAAAATTCCTTTTGACATCCCTGTATTCTAACACATGGTTGAAAATTTCCAAAAGTCTATgattaattaagtaaaaataagaatacCCTCCATTTATAATCAATCTTGTCATGCAAGTCACCTAACAATCTAAATCCTCAAagtcttaaatatatatagttttttattagaaaggccaaatgacttattcccacccaggagttattgtatttttaatcatccatttgttaaattttaaaaatataaatatttatttataaattattaaaattaattaatttaaaagatataattattattaatatttaatgataattatattttttaaattaataaattttattaatttttataattaaataaatttttaaattttttaaatttagtaaattagagtttgaaaaaaCACCAAACGTTGGGTTGGAATAAGTCTTCTGGCCTATTAGAAAATATGATTCATCAGTTCTTAAGAGAGGAATTTTTTATCACTATCTTCTTGACCTCTTATTATATCATTACGCAATTTAATTCAGgtcaaactaatatttttaatatattatttaatttgaaaaaaattattaattccaAAGCCAACAGGTCAACGACATTTTTTCAGCAAATAGAGTCttttatccaaaaattcaaaatatgctAATCCAACGGCAACTAACAACTCATAAACCCGACCAAAAAAATGCTAATCCGACGGTAGTTAGAGGAGAGCTCATACTGATTATCATAAAGCTGTTCcctcattataatattttccatACCTAATATGTCTTATCTTTCTACtcctaaaaccctaatttaatcGCGAAACTCTGTTCAAACCCCTCACTGTAATAACCCATGTCGATGCCATCTCTATTCAATCAGGTAAATTTCTTAACTGTACATGTGCGCTTATAATTCCACCCACCCCTGTATGTGATTGTTTCTTATCATCATTTCAAAACCCTAGATTTGGCTTGTAGTAAACCATTCCAAAAAAGAAATGCGTTCCTCAGCTTCAAATTGAATCGTATTGTTACTtgtaatgataatttttagtgGAAATGGGAAATGAATCATTTGATGTTTAAATTGTATTGTTTCTTGATAAGTATGATACGTTTGGgagttatttttcttttgttaatgtTGTTAATAACATAATGTACTTAAACTCTGTTGAATGCTTAAGCTCTGTTGGATTTGAGAAATGCGTGGGAAGGAAATGAAgttcaagtttagagttttttttagTACAGTTTGGAATTGGCAAAACCCATTTGGTTGAATATAGGGAAGGGTTGGATTGagcttaattttttaattagatgatGTGAtggaatattatttaaacagtTTAATTTGGCTTAGTTGATTTCATGGGTTTGGTATAGGGCATTTCAAGACATAAGAttgaaacatttttatttaatgtattcAATGCTTTTATGAGCAACCAAGAGGAGAACTCAAAAACATTGCATAATTTGAGTTATAGAAACAGGAATTTAGTTGAAATTGATGCATTAACATTATGTCTTAAGCAGGAATAaggatatttattatttttacatgtaCGTGGTCATTCCCTGCATATTTATGTGTATCTTCTCCCTTATGAGAATGCATACCTtgccttatttttattatttttttctcactacCAGATTTTCTTTCGGTAGGAAAGCTGGTTTTAGGTTTCATGATGAGATAAGTATTACTAACTGAAGTGATTGAACCTATAATTTATATTCCTAACATTTAAGTTAGCGTGTAGGGTGTATTTCGATCCATGGTTTTGGGAAGGAAAACATATGTTCTATTAATTGACTGTAGATGTGGTAATGGAAGTTAAGAATCTTATgtttgatgttgcttgcataGAAATTAGAGTTTTATGGTTCATGTATATGTTGCCATCTCCGGCAGTTTccttaatttgtttattaaatttgatttatatcatGTCATATTAAACTGAAGTTATTTGCACATTATAGCAGACACACGCATATTGTTGGAACAATCTTTGCAACTTGCCAAATTCATTCCTAGACTCTTgtgaaagtaaaaaattattgaattaatatccTTGGTCTTTGTGCAGCACTATGTCTGATTGGGTCCTATGCTTCAATCTCATGGTTTTTTCGTGCTTCTGAATGCAAGTAGATGTTTCTATAAGTTTTGCAAGACTTGTCCTCGATCCTTTGTCAATATTTGTTGTGTTTGTCCTCCATTAATTTCCAGAACCATGAGAGAAGTGAAAGCTAAGAGTGCCTTTGGTCTGTGTACTGCAGCTGCTGGTGGGGAGTCAAATATTCAGGATTCTGTTTCTGTAAGCAAGGACCGGAGTTGCTCATCCTCAAGTGTAATATCCACCCCTGAATTGGAGAAGAAGTATGTACATCGTGTTTATGATGCTATTGCCCCCCATTTCAGTTCCACTCGTTTTGCTAAGTGGCCAAAAGTTGCCACATTTTTGAACTCCTTGCCTTCTGGTTCACTTGTCTTGGATGCAGGATGTGGAAATGGGAAGTACTTGGGTTTAAATCCAAATTGCTTCTTTCTGGGTTGTGATATAAGTCCTTCCCTAATAAAAATTTGTGCAGATAGAGGGCATGAGGTTTTGGTTGCAGATGCTGTAAACCTTCCCTACAGAACTGGTTATGGTGATGCAGCAATATCTATAGCTGTATTACATCACCTAAGTACTGAAAAGAGGAGAAAGAAAGCAATTGAAGAATTAGTTCGGGTTGTCAAAAAGGGTGGTTTAGTTCTAATAACAGTCTGGGCTGTGGAACAAGAGGATAAATCTTTAGTTACCAAGTGGACACCGCTTTCCGAAAAGTATGTGGAAGAGTGGATAGGACCAGGCAGTCCTCATATCCGGAGCCCTTCATCCCCAACATTAGAAAGTATTCCTGAAACAGAGGAAAATGGTATGGGAGAATGCGTAAAAGAATCCAAAGAGAAATCTACTGACAAGTTGTGGGAATCTCTCTGTTTACCCTCTCAAAGTGAAGATAATTTGGCGGTTTCTAAAGATGAAAAAGCCATAAACAATCAGCAAGAATATTTTGTCCCTTGGCACTTACCTTATCACCGAGCTGAAGTCAGTGGTGCTTCTGCTAGTGCTCTTGCAAATGGCCTGGCAAAGAAAGATGATAAAAAGGGTGCTGTGGTGTACAACAGATATTACCATGTCTTCAGTGCAGGTGAACTTGAAAGGTACGCATTATCTGCTTTAGCAAATGCAGTTGGTTCAATTAAATTGATTGTTGTTCCAACTTTCCTTGATTCTTTATCTAATTTTGTAACCGACCagaaaatttttaacacaataaCATGATATGGAAGGTTTTGACTGCTGTAACAAACTTCAGCATGAGAAGTTATGACAAAATTAATGGGCAATAAGAAATGCTTTTTCTTTAAGTTTTGTGAGAGAAGAAAATCAAGCATGGCCCAGAGAAAAGGATAATGCTCCTTTGTTTTCATTGTCATTGATAGGCTTTTTTAATATGAGCTGAAATTTAGCAATAGATATATGGATCAATTTTTGCTAAAGATATTGTCATAAATGTCATGTTGAAAAGGCGGTTTGTGAGATGAgggaataaaatttaaatggcTATGCCACTCTCACAACTTCTCAACATGTGTGATTGAGTTTATCCCAAGCTTCTTCATAAGTGCAATTGATCAAGCAACTATATTTTGTCTTTCATCTTTGCCTCTTTTGCATAATACTAGAATtatctcactttttttttctgtcacATTCATTCAAATATTACAACTACATGCTCATACATtttgcattataaatttctGCAGATTGACATCTGATATGAACAATGCAGTAGTGGTTGATCGATTTTATGACAAATCGAACTGGTGtattattcttgagaaaacGTCA
This is a stretch of genomic DNA from Mangifera indica cultivar Alphonso chromosome 11, CATAS_Mindica_2.1, whole genome shotgun sequence. It encodes these proteins:
- the LOC123228866 gene encoding tRNA (carboxymethyluridine(34)-5-O)-methyltransferase isoform X2 — translated: MREVKAKSAFGLCTAAAGGESNIQDSVSVSKDRSCSSSSVISTPELEKKYVHRVYDAIAPHFSSTRFAKWPKVATFLNSLPSGSLVLDAGCGNGKYLGLNPNCFFLGCDISPSLIKICADRGHEVLVADAVNLPYRTGYGDAAISIAVLHHLSTEKRRKKAIEELVRVVKKGGLVLITVWAVEQEDKSLVTKWTPLSEKYVEEWIGPGSPHIRSPSSPTLESIPETEENGMGECVKESKEKSTDKLWESLCLPSQSEDNLAVSKDEKAINNQQEYFVPWHLPYHRAEVSGASASALANGLAKKDDKKGAVVYNRYYHVFSAGELERLTSDMNNAVVVDRFYDKSNWCIILEKTSA
- the LOC123228866 gene encoding tRNA (carboxymethyluridine(34)-5-O)-methyltransferase isoform X1; this encodes MLQSHGFFVLLNASRCFYKFCKTCPRSFVNICCVCPPLISRTMREVKAKSAFGLCTAAAGGESNIQDSVSVSKDRSCSSSSVISTPELEKKYVHRVYDAIAPHFSSTRFAKWPKVATFLNSLPSGSLVLDAGCGNGKYLGLNPNCFFLGCDISPSLIKICADRGHEVLVADAVNLPYRTGYGDAAISIAVLHHLSTEKRRKKAIEELVRVVKKGGLVLITVWAVEQEDKSLVTKWTPLSEKYVEEWIGPGSPHIRSPSSPTLESIPETEENGMGECVKESKEKSTDKLWESLCLPSQSEDNLAVSKDEKAINNQQEYFVPWHLPYHRAEVSGASASALANGLAKKDDKKGAVVYNRYYHVFSAGELERLTSDMNNAVVVDRFYDKSNWCIILEKTSA
- the LOC123230141 gene encoding probable LL-diaminopimelate aminotransferase, chloroplastic, producing MYYSTMLSSQICIPRATVLQSRKNWDSSKSNNDWKPGIDQISMHETEHIRKYPDAKLIRLGIGDTTEPIPEIITSAMAEHALALSTVQGYKGYGPEQGNMALRTAIAEKLYKDTGIKGEEIFVSDGAQCDISRLQMLLGPSVTVTVQNPTFPAYLDSSVIVGQAGEFQQEIGKYRKIAYMKCGPENNFFPDLSTTPRTDIIFFCSPNNPTGHAASWQQLKQLIEFAKANGSIIIYDSAYSAYITDSSPRSIFEIPGAKEVAIEISSFSKFAGFTGVRLGWTVVPEELCYSNGYPVINDFDRIVCTCFNGASNISQTGGLACLSSDGYQALRNVVDYYKDNAKIIVDAFQSLGLKVYGGKNGPYAWVHFPGRNSWEVFTEILEKTHIVTVPGSGFGPGGEEYIRISSFGHKQSILEASRRLKNFYK